A stretch of the Saccharolobus caldissimus genome encodes the following:
- a CDS encoding PaREP1 family protein encodes MQLLKSSADVYLEEADELLSKGDIIQASEKYYKAAEEAIKILASLEDDMLSEVMSKNWNIEIINKAVFKLSLVFGKWIIESWGSAIALITVNLTISQIKKYRENIVKLIQLADERLNRKIIERGR; translated from the coding sequence ATGCAACTCCTAAAATCCTCTGCTGACGTGTATTTAGAGGAGGCCGATGAGTTGCTCTCAAAAGGTGATATTATTCAAGCAAGTGAAAAATATTATAAAGCTGCAGAAGAGGCAATAAAAATTCTAGCTAGTCTTGAAGACGATATGCTCTCTGAAGTTATGAGCAAGAACTGGAACATAGAAATAATTAATAAAGCGGTATTTAAATTATCTTTAGTATTTGGCAAGTGGATAATTGAAAGTTGGGGCTCTGCAATTGCACTAATAACAGTAAATCTCACTATTAGTCAGATAAAAAAATATAGGGAAAATATAGTTAAGTTAATTCAGCTTGCTGACGAAAGACTCAATAGAAAGATTATTGAAAGAGGCCGATGA
- a CDS encoding DUF2249 domain-containing protein: MELDLRKVEPQYRHKLVLDAFNKMKNDEELVVIADHYPAHLLQILSGQIEKYKIDQTATGDFILKVTKKGSKPIVAHISEYRKTGDIFTPIPVLRKDEYGVILVFFKAGQYIPIHAPDSDLIFYVLQGKGTAYVDNKEFEIREGSIIIVPKGVKRGIKAETYMEALHIVIPTPSAEDHEKVMGAAREGIQEVDLKH, translated from the coding sequence ATGGAACTGGACCTAAGAAAGGTGGAACCGCAGTATAGGCATAAACTAGTGTTAGATGCTTTTAATAAGATGAAGAACGATGAAGAATTAGTAGTAATAGCAGATCATTATCCCGCTCATTTGTTACAAATTTTATCGGGGCAAATTGAAAAATATAAGATAGATCAGACAGCAACTGGAGACTTCATTTTAAAAGTTACAAAGAAAGGTTCTAAGCCAATCGTTGCTCATATTTCAGAATATAGGAAAACAGGAGACATATTTACGCCAATTCCAGTATTAAGAAAGGACGAATATGGCGTTATTTTAGTATTCTTTAAAGCTGGGCAATATATTCCAATTCATGCTCCAGATTCTGACCTAATATTCTATGTACTGCAAGGAAAGGGGACGGCTTACGTTGATAACAAAGAATTTGAGATAAGAGAAGGGTCTATAATTATAGTACCTAAAGGGGTTAAAAGAGGAATAAAAGCAGAGACTTACATGGAAGCACTTCATATAGTTATTCCTACTCCTTCAGCGGAGGATCACGAGAAAGTAATGGGAGCAGCTAGGGAAGGTATACAAGAAGTAGATTTAAAACATTAG
- a CDS encoding MFS transporter gives MPSPFHYSNFTKFTIFSAFAGYSFIINELTTYWLFLLLFHTQLILFGLGVVARPLIRVFVSYFTGFLSDKYNRAKLFYMTRGTAAALLFPLALAFVLKDISLIFILYYLRVFIVELSNTIGYVAYYASVPEEVRPKAILYIRIISMGSRLAGGASWFFLYQLLHAYNLMLVGFLGIIGLVFLRGFAIGGGSKRVRLTTGINIFRKDERVRGIILTYSVTDALTYSINYLLPLLVVVLHGTDQIYGLTQVFYYTIFIIASLIMTKLHNGTKIMVMYILSGFLLYLVLLYPSPYVLLISLSLDSFGSGIVENFVMATITQSVGNEFLGSVLGLDTFVTSITEIGIIFLAEYLISINVMYYVIMGVIGMSGVLIAWLLHPKLREIKL, from the coding sequence ATGCCATCTCCATTTCACTATTCGAACTTCACTAAATTTACTATATTTAGCGCGTTTGCAGGCTATTCATTTATCATAAACGAGTTAACAACGTACTGGCTATTTCTTCTTTTATTCCACACGCAACTTATATTATTTGGCTTAGGAGTAGTTGCGAGACCCTTAATTAGGGTTTTCGTATCCTATTTCACCGGCTTTCTTTCGGATAAGTACAATAGGGCTAAATTATTTTATATGACTAGAGGTACTGCAGCCGCTTTACTGTTTCCCTTAGCATTAGCTTTCGTACTTAAAGATATTTCCCTAATCTTTATCTTATATTACTTAAGGGTCTTCATAGTTGAACTCTCAAATACTATTGGTTACGTAGCCTATTATGCATCCGTTCCAGAAGAAGTGAGACCTAAGGCAATACTTTACATTAGAATTATCTCAATGGGTTCGAGGCTAGCTGGGGGAGCATCTTGGTTTTTCCTTTATCAATTGCTACACGCATATAATTTAATGTTAGTAGGTTTCTTAGGAATTATAGGATTAGTATTTTTAAGGGGATTTGCAATAGGTGGAGGTAGTAAGAGGGTTAGATTAACTACCGGTATAAATATTTTCAGAAAGGATGAAAGAGTTAGGGGGATAATACTCACATATTCTGTTACCGACGCATTAACGTATTCAATCAATTACCTTTTACCACTACTAGTAGTAGTCCTTCACGGTACGGATCAAATATACGGGCTAACGCAAGTATTCTATTATACTATTTTCATCATAGCTAGTCTCATAATGACGAAATTGCACAACGGCACAAAAATTATGGTAATGTATATACTAAGTGGTTTTCTGTTATATCTAGTCCTCCTTTATCCCTCTCCTTATGTTCTACTGATATCACTTTCATTAGACTCTTTCGGTAGTGGTATTGTAGAGAATTTTGTAATGGCTACAATAACACAGAGTGTGGGTAACGAATTTTTGGGAAGTGTTCTCGGGTTAGACACTTTCGTCACTAGTATAACAGAGATAGGTATAATATTTTTAGCGGAGTACCTAATATCAATAAACGTTATGTATTATGTAATAATGGGGGTTATAGGAATGAGTGGCGTTTTAATAGCGTGGTTATTACATCCTAAATTAAGGGAAATAAAATTATAA
- a CDS encoding VapB-type antitoxin, translating to MKSTITVSKKVKEVLERKKREMEIKLNKPLSWDEFFQNIFKDEEEKIPKLSEEEAEILKELIKEDRKNWRRREFV from the coding sequence GTGAAGTCAACGATAACTGTTAGCAAAAAAGTTAAGGAGGTTCTTGAGAGGAAAAAGAGGGAAATGGAAATTAAGTTAAACAAACCATTAAGTTGGGACGAGTTTTTCCAGAACATATTTAAAGATGAAGAGGAGAAAATACCGAAATTAAGTGAGGAAGAAGCTGAAATTCTTAAGGAGTTAATTAAGGAGGATAGGAAGAATTGGAGAAGAAGAGAATTTGTTTAG
- a CDS encoding PIN domain-containing protein — protein sequence MEKKRICLDTDVLIDAFKNDIKKFIGYYTTCINLYEFLRGLAFIGKNIDEFKSWIELNLNVACIDNNSLKTASRIYAELRKKGEIIEDPDLLIASICISNDLSLMSHNKKHFKRLEKYGLKLI from the coding sequence TTGGAGAAGAAGAGAATTTGTTTAGATACAGATGTACTTATAGATGCCTTTAAAAATGACATTAAGAAATTCATAGGATATTATACTACATGTATTAATCTTTACGAATTCTTAAGAGGATTAGCCTTTATTGGGAAAAATATAGATGAGTTCAAATCGTGGATAGAACTTAACCTTAACGTAGCATGCATTGATAATAATTCTCTAAAAACTGCCTCAAGAATTTACGCAGAACTTAGAAAGAAGGGAGAAATAATTGAAGATCCAGATTTATTAATAGCTTCAATCTGCATATCTAATGACCTATCTCTTATGTCACATAACAAAAAACACTTTAAAAGATTGGAGAAATACGGTTTAAAACTAATTTAA
- a CDS encoding thiamine pyrophosphate-binding protein, with translation MKGAELLSNLLKEYEVNYIFGLPGETSISLYGEFKGVHVLARDERNAVYMADAYAKLSFKPGVVEGPSVGSIYMLPGVAEAYKSSTPLIIITTDTPLYGEKVNYLTALDQSSLFKPITKETITVTKADEIVHAIRRAFRLSTSGKPGPVHVRIPSEVLESDVGNPELKPQKEFSRYPSQRPVADFQMIQRAVDMIINSNGPLIICGQGVLYSMAWDEVMELSELLGIPVGSTITGKGCMPETHPLSIGVVGGRGGTSFSNNIVENSDLIILIGSNTDSANTDKWKIPGRDKRIIHIDISEAEVGNNYDSLNLIGDAKATLRVIIDVLKSKGVSKKSVDLRGKDEFEKRVSELAYERRDVVNPLRLIKELWNLAPEDSVLIADPGVGAIYTSAFYKAKRAGRYFVFNYGLGGLGYSIPASVGAYFARPNSLIFALTGDGSFGFSAGELETVKRTNANVVIILFNNGSYGWIRAEMRLLNRDVVGTNFSSVDYVKVAEGFGLSAFRIEKDEDIIDTLKKAIKSTPSLVEVLIEPEDKFIPPVAHWIRSLKKSSNVKFIY, from the coding sequence ATGAAAGGGGCAGAACTACTTTCAAATCTTCTTAAGGAATATGAGGTAAATTATATATTCGGATTGCCAGGTGAGACTTCAATATCTCTTTATGGAGAATTTAAGGGAGTACATGTGTTAGCTAGAGATGAAAGGAACGCAGTCTATATGGCAGATGCATATGCTAAATTATCTTTTAAGCCTGGAGTAGTTGAGGGACCAAGCGTTGGGTCAATATACATGTTACCCGGAGTTGCAGAAGCTTATAAGTCTTCAACGCCTCTAATCATAATAACTACCGACACTCCGTTATATGGAGAGAAAGTAAACTACTTAACAGCCTTAGATCAATCATCGCTATTTAAACCAATCACTAAGGAAACCATAACGGTTACTAAAGCTGATGAAATAGTCCACGCAATAAGGAGAGCGTTTAGGTTAAGTACTAGTGGTAAGCCAGGTCCGGTTCACGTAAGAATTCCCTCCGAAGTTTTAGAGTCGGATGTAGGAAATCCAGAATTAAAGCCGCAAAAGGAGTTCTCAAGATATCCATCCCAAAGGCCTGTAGCGGATTTTCAAATGATACAGAGGGCTGTGGATATGATAATTAATAGTAATGGCCCTTTGATAATTTGCGGACAAGGAGTATTATATTCAATGGCGTGGGATGAGGTAATGGAATTATCAGAACTCTTAGGTATTCCAGTCGGAAGTACGATAACTGGAAAGGGATGTATGCCAGAAACTCATCCTTTGTCCATAGGAGTAGTTGGCGGTAGAGGTGGTACGAGTTTTTCAAATAATATTGTCGAAAACTCGGACTTAATTATACTTATAGGGAGTAACACCGATTCGGCAAATACGGATAAGTGGAAGATTCCAGGAAGGGATAAGAGGATTATACACATAGATATAAGTGAGGCTGAAGTGGGAAATAATTACGATAGTCTAAATTTAATAGGCGACGCTAAGGCTACATTAAGGGTCATTATTGACGTCTTAAAGAGTAAGGGAGTTAGCAAGAAGAGCGTAGATTTGAGAGGAAAGGATGAATTTGAGAAAAGAGTAAGCGAGTTAGCTTATGAGAGAAGGGATGTAGTGAACCCTCTAAGGCTCATCAAGGAGCTATGGAATTTAGCTCCAGAAGATTCCGTGCTCATAGCGGATCCGGGAGTAGGGGCTATTTACACTTCAGCCTTTTATAAGGCTAAGAGGGCTGGGAGGTATTTCGTTTTCAATTACGGTCTTGGGGGCTTAGGGTATTCGATACCCGCATCAGTAGGTGCTTATTTCGCCAGACCGAATAGTTTGATATTTGCCTTAACCGGTGATGGAAGTTTCGGTTTCTCAGCGGGAGAGCTGGAGACTGTTAAGAGGACTAACGCTAATGTAGTAATCATTTTGTTTAACAACGGGAGTTATGGATGGATAAGGGCGGAAATGCGTTTATTAAATAGGGACGTAGTGGGTACTAATTTCTCCTCAGTTGATTACGTTAAAGTAGCTGAGGGGTTTGGATTATCTGCTTTTAGGATTGAGAAGGACGAGGATATAATAGATACCTTAAAGAAGGCCATAAAATCTACACCTAGTTTAGTTGAGGTGCTAATTGAGCCAGAAGATAAGTTCATTCCACCGGTAGCTCATTGGATAAGGTCTTTAAAGAAGAGTAGTAATGTTAAATTTATTTATTAA
- a CDS encoding CoA-acylating methylmalonate-semialdehyde dehydrogenase — protein sequence MLEEVQKNYGKLKFYINGQRVESKTETWGNVYNPAKDEVIAQVPFSTRDEAREAIQFAQEAFEKWRELPITTRLQYLFMIKFKLEEYYETLSRIVTQNHGKTIHEARGELRRAIESVESAISVAYTLAKGEHLDQVSQDVDESVVREPLGVFGIVTPFNFPVMVPFWFIPFAIVLGNTVVVKPSEITPIAMDYVVRVFEEVKLPQGVVNVVHGAKDVVDEFLSNRLVQGVTFVGSTRVGRYVYEGAGRFGKRAIVQAGAKNFVVVMPDADLNRVIPSIVSAFFGNAGQRCLAAANLVVVGSVYDEVKRKFVEASRQLRLGYGLDEGVDMGPLVTMDAKRRVVGYIEKGVGEGAKLLLDGRGVVVSDYPRGYFLGPTIFDEVTPEMVIAREEIFGPVACIIRAKSLDEAIDMINGSNYGNAASIFTSSGYYARKFRREVNAGNIGINVGVAQPMAFFPFGGRKESFFGVLHGQMDSVDFFTDRKVVIERW from the coding sequence ATGTTAGAGGAAGTTCAAAAAAATTACGGTAAGTTAAAGTTTTATATAAATGGTCAGAGGGTTGAGTCTAAGACTGAGACTTGGGGTAATGTTTATAATCCGGCTAAGGATGAGGTTATTGCTCAAGTTCCCTTTTCGACTAGGGATGAGGCTAGGGAGGCTATTCAATTTGCTCAAGAGGCTTTTGAGAAGTGGAGGGAGTTGCCAATTACTACTAGGCTTCAGTATTTGTTTATGATTAAATTTAAGTTGGAGGAGTATTATGAGACCTTGTCTAGGATTGTTACTCAGAATCATGGTAAGACTATTCATGAGGCTAGGGGTGAGTTGAGGAGGGCTATTGAGAGTGTTGAGAGTGCCATTTCCGTTGCTTATACTTTGGCTAAGGGTGAGCATTTGGATCAAGTTTCTCAAGATGTTGATGAGTCTGTTGTTAGGGAGCCCTTGGGTGTTTTTGGTATTGTTACTCCCTTTAATTTTCCCGTTATGGTTCCCTTTTGGTTTATTCCCTTTGCCATAGTTTTGGGGAATACTGTTGTTGTTAAGCCTTCTGAGATTACTCCTATTGCTATGGATTATGTTGTTAGGGTTTTTGAGGAGGTTAAGCTTCCTCAAGGTGTTGTTAATGTTGTTCATGGTGCTAAGGATGTTGTTGATGAGTTTTTGTCTAATAGGTTGGTTCAAGGTGTTACTTTTGTTGGTTCTACTAGGGTTGGTAGGTATGTTTATGAGGGTGCTGGTAGGTTTGGTAAGAGGGCTATTGTTCAGGCTGGGGCTAAGAATTTTGTTGTTGTTATGCCCGATGCTGATTTGAATAGGGTTATTCCTTCTATTGTTTCTGCTTTCTTTGGTAATGCTGGGCAGAGGTGTTTGGCTGCTGCTAATCTTGTTGTTGTTGGTAGTGTTTATGATGAGGTTAAGAGGAAGTTTGTTGAGGCTTCTAGGCAGTTGAGGCTTGGTTATGGTTTGGATGAGGGTGTTGATATGGGTCCTCTTGTTACTATGGATGCTAAGAGGAGGGTTGTTGGTTATATTGAGAAGGGTGTTGGGGAGGGGGCTAAGTTGTTGTTGGATGGTAGGGGTGTTGTTGTTAGTGATTATCCTAGGGGTTATTTTTTGGGTCCTACGATTTTTGATGAGGTTACTCCAGAGATGGTTATTGCTAGGGAGGAGATTTTCGGTCCGGTTGCTTGTATTATTAGGGCTAAGAGTTTGGATGAGGCTATTGATATGATTAATGGGAGTAATTACGGTAATGCTGCATCCATATTTACTTCCAGTGGTTATTATGCTAGGAAGTTTAGGAGGGAGGTTAATGCTGGGAATATTGGTATTAATGTTGGTGTTGCCCAACCCATGGCCTTCTTCCCCTTTGGTGGTAGGAAGGAGTCTTTCTTCGGGGTTTTACATGGACAGATGGATAGCGTGGATTTCTTCACAGATAGAAAGGTTGTAATAGAGAGATGGTAA
- a CDS encoding acetoacetate decarboxylase family protein, with protein MLQNSNNEFTLPPTKSGKSQIVFPPPWHYGVTYIAAHVKFTKESANNVLPNFLTTDGEGWVYIAEFISMSDSSWDYMYRDPDLVQYMEGAIGLKVNFEGKNYLYFPFMWVDKDWALVRGWLDGYPKKIAKITMTRLHPLLPKYNKPEAGLKLGGYVVRGGGIMFRLQVELEDKSDSIPVRNFGPFLNIRRFASRGDEEEDLYEIVSRVRDESVLGEIWKGKANLELGGYVNDEVDLLKIEKIVAGYYYTMYFKVTKTQLLSKRVANLIEST; from the coding sequence ATGCTCCAAAATTCAAATAACGAATTCACATTACCTCCAACTAAGAGCGGAAAATCTCAAATAGTATTTCCTCCACCGTGGCATTACGGAGTAACCTACATTGCAGCTCATGTGAAATTCACTAAGGAATCCGCTAATAATGTGCTTCCCAATTTCCTTACAACTGATGGTGAAGGTTGGGTTTACATAGCGGAGTTCATATCAATGTCGGATAGCAGTTGGGATTACATGTATCGAGATCCAGATTTAGTCCAATATATGGAAGGAGCCATAGGATTAAAGGTGAATTTTGAAGGGAAAAACTATCTTTACTTTCCCTTTATGTGGGTAGATAAGGATTGGGCATTAGTAAGGGGATGGCTAGACGGTTACCCTAAAAAGATAGCAAAAATAACCATGACGAGATTACACCCCTTACTTCCGAAATACAATAAGCCAGAAGCTGGATTAAAATTAGGAGGGTACGTAGTAAGGGGAGGAGGAATAATGTTTAGATTACAAGTCGAGCTTGAAGATAAGTCAGATTCTATTCCAGTAAGAAATTTTGGACCGTTTTTAAACATTAGAAGATTTGCAAGTAGAGGGGATGAAGAAGAGGATTTATATGAGATAGTAAGTAGAGTTAGAGATGAAAGTGTATTAGGAGAAATATGGAAAGGTAAGGCTAATCTAGAATTAGGAGGATATGTAAATGACGAAGTTGATTTGCTGAAGATTGAAAAAATTGTAGCTGGTTATTATTACACTATGTATTTTAAAGTAACTAAAACCCAGTTATTAAGTAAAAGAGTGGCTAATCTAATAGAGAGTACATAA
- a CDS encoding acetoacetate decarboxylase family protein: MQTRNVFDTFTLPITKSGQSQIVPPPPWIYAIEMIGVKVFFDLNKIIDLIPPPLEPTDGEGFVYIAKIFTISDNRWEMLYEDPEETKYMEAAVALKVKYKDSIYTYFPFMWVDKDLPLIRGWLLGYPKKLAIISMSEYHKLLDNYNGPTEGMKMGGYAVRNGKEIIRMRITLKEKYSSPPIPFGPIVQFRRFPSVQEGTNVYELGQVISSDFRTGDIWRGDGELLLNNSINDELELLKINKIEAGYYFNWSFKQLGTKILAKL, from the coding sequence ATGCAAACGCGGAACGTGTTTGATACATTTACGTTACCTATAACGAAATCTGGACAATCGCAAATAGTTCCACCTCCACCATGGATATATGCGATAGAAATGATAGGTGTGAAGGTCTTTTTTGATTTAAATAAAATTATAGACTTGATCCCACCTCCATTAGAACCTACGGATGGTGAGGGGTTTGTATATATAGCTAAAATTTTCACAATAAGTGACAATAGATGGGAGATGCTATATGAGGACCCAGAAGAAACTAAGTATATGGAAGCTGCAGTAGCCTTAAAAGTTAAATACAAGGACTCCATATACACCTATTTTCCCTTTATGTGGGTAGATAAGGATTTGCCACTAATTCGCGGCTGGTTATTAGGTTATCCTAAGAAATTAGCAATTATATCCATGTCGGAATATCATAAATTATTAGATAATTATAATGGACCAACTGAGGGGATGAAAATGGGTGGATATGCCGTAAGAAACGGTAAGGAAATCATTAGGATGAGGATTACGTTGAAAGAAAAGTATTCCTCACCTCCAATACCCTTCGGTCCCATAGTACAGTTTAGAAGGTTTCCTTCAGTTCAAGAAGGCACTAACGTATATGAGTTAGGTCAAGTAATTTCCTCAGATTTTAGAACGGGCGATATATGGAGGGGAGATGGAGAACTATTACTGAATAATTCAATAAATGATGAACTAGAACTTTTAAAGATAAATAAAATAGAAGCTGGATACTACTTTAACTGGTCATTTAAACAATTAGGCACTAAAATTTTGGCAAAATTATGA
- a CDS encoding IS1096 element passenger TnpR family protein — protein MVSRGKCMLCDKEITTSTALRHFKSCDNVKDILNGEIDGYIISIKDKYSSDYWLYIAVPSSFTLEDLDNFLRDIWVECCGHLSEFVINGVHYGSAEAVRASREFPFGPRLLSAKKKLSAVLSKGLIFDYIYDFGSSTELILAVVDNVKLKDDDHIYVLGRNNKPNYKCVNCDNSAEYICYECLGEMGELTDVVYCRECLMKHDHADDNAGLIPNSPRAGVCGYTGDEKMEKLKIWPIESDKSLRISKP, from the coding sequence ATGGTATCACGCGGAAAATGTATGTTATGTGATAAGGAAATAACTACTTCTACTGCTTTAAGACATTTTAAATCATGCGATAATGTAAAGGATATATTAAATGGTGAAATTGATGGATATATTATTAGTATAAAGGATAAATATTCTTCAGATTACTGGCTCTATATAGCAGTCCCTTCATCTTTTACCCTAGAGGATTTAGATAACTTCTTAAGGGATATCTGGGTCGAATGTTGCGGACATCTAAGCGAATTCGTTATTAATGGTGTTCATTATGGTTCCGCAGAAGCTGTAAGAGCAAGTAGGGAATTTCCTTTTGGGCCTCGTTTATTATCGGCTAAAAAGAAGCTTTCAGCTGTTTTATCAAAGGGTTTAATATTTGATTATATATATGACTTCGGCAGTAGTACAGAACTTATATTGGCAGTAGTTGATAACGTGAAATTAAAGGATGATGATCATATATACGTCTTAGGAAGAAACAATAAGCCTAATTACAAGTGTGTTAACTGTGATAACTCAGCAGAATACATTTGCTACGAATGTTTAGGTGAAATGGGTGAACTAACAGATGTAGTTTATTGTAGAGAATGTTTAATGAAACATGATCACGCTGATGATAATGCTGGACTCATTCCTAATTCTCCAAGAGCTGGCGTTTGCGGTTATACTGGAGATGAAAAAATGGAAAAATTAAAGATATGGCCTATAGAATCCGATAAATCACTTCGCATATCTAAGCCATAA
- a CDS encoding IS110 family transposase — MKGYQQGLRNSQSKLTAAKGELVVNQGKSTVYVKEIREFNYDNEGIEELIKFLGEYKEGIIEATGIYFYYIHERLTEKGYKVTVINPLHLTEMLGKKTDKLDAQRLLVAHMTGVIKGSYIPTGEIKELRELTRYRESLVEKITQVKNEIRKILEIAGYKIQPFDKKGRQLLEKLAKGEGLNKEEKDELKERLGRNLNDAEKLALKQLVELLKSLENMVKEVEDMIISKIPQPVIELSKIPGVGLISAATIYAEFGDVSRFSSSKAARAYAGFAPKTKQSGENESHSGMIRGNKYLRRILYLVARVARNLEPFNGYYERLIARGKSATQATCALAGKLASICYHVIKDGVYKGVVKKRFRVPRGKEVNVKDFNVGDALDSLSP; from the coding sequence ATTAAAGGTTATCAACAGGGCCTTCGCAATTCACAAAGCAAACTAACAGCAGCAAAGGGAGAACTGGTAGTAAATCAAGGCAAATCAACAGTATACGTCAAGGAGATAAGGGAATTCAATTACGACAACGAGGGAATAGAAGAGTTAATCAAATTCTTGGGAGAATATAAGGAGGGAATAATAGAGGCAACGGGAATATACTTCTACTACATACACGAAAGACTAACGGAAAAGGGATACAAGGTAACAGTAATAAACCCACTACACCTAACAGAAATGCTAGGGAAGAAGACTGACAAACTTGACGCACAAAGGTTATTAGTAGCACACATGACTGGCGTAATCAAGGGATCATACATACCGACGGGAGAAATAAAAGAACTGAGAGAACTAACTAGATATAGGGAAAGCCTAGTAGAGAAGATAACACAAGTAAAGAACGAGATAAGGAAAATATTAGAAATCGCGGGATATAAGATACAACCATTCGACAAGAAGGGAAGACAATTACTGGAGAAACTAGCTAAGGGGGAGGGGCTAAATAAGGAAGAGAAGGACGAGTTGAAGGAGAGGTTGGGGAGAAACTTGAATGATGCGGAAAAACTAGCGTTGAAACAATTAGTTGAACTGTTAAAAAGCTTGGAGAACATGGTTAAGGAGGTTGAGGATATGATAATTTCCAAGATTCCTCAACCTGTGATTGAGTTATCCAAGATTCCTGGGGTTGGTTTGATTAGTGCTGCAACCATTTACGCTGAGTTTGGTGATGTTTCCCGTTTTTCCAGTTCTAAGGCTGCTAGGGCTTACGCTGGCTTTGCTCCTAAAACTAAGCAGAGTGGTGAGAACGAGTCCCACTCTGGTATGATTAGGGGTAATAAGTATTTGCGTAGGATTCTCTACTTGGTTGCTAGGGTTGCTAGGAATCTTGAGCCTTTTAACGGGTATTATGAGAGGCTTATTGCTAGGGGTAAGAGTGCTACTCAAGCTACTTGTGCTCTTGCTGGAAAACTTGCCAGTATTTGTTATCACGTTATAAAGGATGGTGTTTACAAGGGCGTTGTTAAGAAGCGTTTTAGAGTACCTAGGGGTAAGGAAGTTAACGTTAAGGACTTCAACGTGGGAGATGCACTGGACTCGTTATCCCCGTAG